A region of the Methanobrevibacter ruminantium M1 genome:
CCCATGATGGCCATTCTGATATAATTTCCAAGGGTATCCATCATAGTGACACGGCCATAATCAACTGCCCTGTCAATGATGGTTCTAACCACTTCGTTTGCCATTTTGTTTAAATCGGCAAGGGAAGACATGTCATGTTGAATGTCTCCAATATCAACTTCCAAAATGCTTATTCCATGAACATCAGCATCCAATACTATGCCAACATCCACACCATAGTCCTTTTCAAATTTGATTTTATTAAGTGCAGAACGCTTTCCTGCAAATTGACCGCTTAAAGGCTGTTCATAATTCAATTCAGGGAAGAAGAAACTTAAAAGAGGTTTTGCAGTAAGCTCTGTAACACGGCCACTTTCCCGTGCAAATTTGGTCTTTGTAATGTCTGTCTTACCTTCCAAAATAGGCTTGATTATCTTGTCTATCTTTGTAGGAGTGAAATTGGATACATCTGCATCTATAAAGGCAACTATATCACCATGGGAATTTTTAAATCCTGTTTTGATAGCTACCCCCTTACCTTGGTTGCCTTTATGGCTTATGACAGTTGCTCCTGCCCTTTCCGCTTCCTCTACAGTTTTATCAGTTGATCCATCATCCACCACTATGACTTCGCTTATATATGATAGCTTGCGAGCTACAGTTACCACTTGAGCTACAGTCGCTTCTTCATTGAAGGCTGGTATAACCACAGACACAGATGGATTCTTAGTTGATTTTATTGAAGCAAGCAGAAACACTATAAGAACAACTAGCCAAGACACTTTTTCACCTCTTTGATTCGATAGACAAATATTGGGATATAGGTTTTTTTAATTGATTTATTTTAATAAATTTCACTTCAAGAAAAAAACAATATCCATTATAATATTCTATATTTGTTTTTAGGAATGTATATATTTTGTTATATTTATTAATTGAATTGATACTGTTCGTAATTATTAAAATAAAAAAATGCATTAGAAGCAATATAAGAAAAATTTTAAAAAAAAAAATAGTAAGCAAAAAAGCAAATTCTAAAAAAAAGTGATTAAATAAATAAAAAAATAAAAAAAATAAGAGCTTATCACATAAAGTGATAAGATCTTTTAATTGGGCTAATGATTATCTAAAGTCCGAAGAACACGTATGCTGCAAATATAATAACCATTAACCACATAATCCAACTGAACTCTTTAGCTTTGCCAGTAGCGATAGCTGCAACAGCGTAGGTGACGAATCCCCATGCGATACCTAAGGAAATTGAGTAGGTTAAAAGCATCATGATGATAGTCATGAATACAGATGCAGCTACAACCATATTGTCCCAATCAACTTCTTTCAATTGCACAATCATTAAGATACCTACAATAACCAATGCAGCAGCGGTTACAGAAGAAGTGAACAATGATAAAACAGTAGGAGCAAGGACAAGTGCAATCAAGAAGAAAACACCTGTGAATATAGCGGTTAAACCTGTTCTACCACCAAGACCAATACCGTTGCACTTTCTACATATGCAGTTAAGGTTGAAGTACCTAAGATAGCACCAATGATTCCGCTTATAGCATCACCAAGGAAAGCTTTGTCAATTCCATCAGCCTTACCTTCTTCATCGACGAAACCACATTGATTTGCTAAAGGAATCAAGGTTCCAGTAGTATCAAAGAAAGTAACGAATAATAATGAGAATAAAATCATGATAAGGTTAGGGATGTTAGTGAACAATTGTGAAAATCCTTTTAAAAATGCTCCAACTACAGAAGTGTCGAAATTAAAGGAAATGAACTCTGTAGGAATGGCAGGCATTAATGGATCTCCAGCACCGAAACCGAACAATGTAAAGATTACACCTAAAATTGCAGTTATTACCAATCCAAGGAATACAGCTGCAGGGACTTTTTTAATGTATAATATCAAAGTAAGCAATATGCCGATTACAGCTAAAAGCGCAGGAGCGGATAAGATAGTTCCCATACCTACGAGAGTAGCAGGGTCTGCTACGATAATTCCAGCACCTTTCAAACCAATGAAAGCCAAGAAGAAACCAATACCAGCACCAATCGCTAATTTTAAGTCAAATGGAAGAGCGTTAAGAATTGCTTCCCTTAAACCGGAAATGGTAATTAATAAAAAGATTATGCTTGAAACGAATACAGCTGCAAGTGCAGTTTCCCAAGTGTTACCCATAGCCAATATGATTGTATAGGTAAACAATGCATTCATACCCATACCAGGAGCAAGACCAACAGGATATTTGGAAACAAGACCCATGATGATACAAGATACCCCTGAAGCAAGAGCAGTTGCGAAAAATACTCCTGTTGCAGGCATTCCACCTTCAGCAAGCATGGTTGGGTTTACACCTAAAATATAAGCCATTGCTAAAAAGGTTGTCAAACCTGCAAGAAACTCAGTTTTTATATCAGTATTGTTTTCATCCAATTTGAAAAATTTATTTAACATAAAACACCTCATAAAAGAAATTTTAATTTATATAAAATATGAATTAAAAATTTCTCTTAATATTATTTATTAGATTAAGTATTTATTAAATTTTTGATAAAAGTATTACTTTTTTTCATATTTTTCAGGATGATTTTTGAAATTTCATTTCTCCAGCCTATGACGAATCTTCAAATTTTTTAGTTTGCATTTTTAAATTTTTTAATAACAGATACGAATTTGCAAATTTAAAATTTATCTTCAAACTTAAAATTTTCTATGAACTTATCTTCATAAAATCCTTAATGAAAATGATAGAAAAAATATACAATATATTGAATTTTAATATTGAAAAATAGCAAATTGAAAAGAGATCATAATGACAAAAATTCATGAAAAATATAAAAATTGGGCCTATGAAAAAAGTATACAATATATTTTTTTATGGAATTAAATTGCTTCAATTAAAAAAATAAGTCATTTTATTAATTTTTTAAAAATCATAATTTTTTATATTCAAAAAGTATACAATATATTTTTTTCATATCAATTGCAATAAATATCCAGAATAAAATTTTATAATTTTCATAATAAAAAAATCATATAAATTTCATAAAAATAAATCATAAAAATCATAAAAATCACAAGAAAAGATCATATAATTTCATAGAATCTGCAATGATTCTAATAAAAATGAACTAAAACTTGAAATAGTTAATTAATTTTGAAGAATATTAAGAAAAAAATACACAAATTTGTTAGGTTGTATAGAAATAATAATAAGATTTATATTTATTAAGTTAAAAATAAATATGCTTATATGAAAACTATAGCGAATATAGTGAGTATGTAGGCGTATGAAAATTTTGTTATAAAATAGTATTAAAAAAATTTTGAAATTAAATGGAAGATATTTATCCTTTATTTTTATATACCTGTTAAATTAGGTCCATTATTAATGGGTAGAATAAAAAGGGGGATAAATGTAGTTTCAACTACATTAAATAACTTAAATAACTATTTTCTATATAAGATTCCTTCTTTATAGAAATGATTTAATCATATCAGCTGTTTTCAATGGTTGATAATAGTTATTTATTTTATTTAATTATTTCAAAATTTATTTTTGTCTTTTTTTAAAATCATAACTCTGATCTTTTTTTATTGAATATTATTCATTTTCTACCATTTTTAATAAACATTGTTCAAGAATTCTTAATATTATTAGCTCTTTTTTTGAAATTTTAAATAAAAATCATAATTTTTTATATTCAAAAAGTATACAATATATTTTTTTCATATCAATTGCAATAAATATCCAGAATAAAATTTTATAATTTTCATAATAAAAAAATCATATAAATTTCATAAAAATAAATCATAAAAATCATAAAAATCATAAAAATCACAAGAAAAGATCATATAATTTCATAGAATCTGCAATGATTCTAATAAAAATGAACTAAAACTTGAAAACGTTAAGTAATTTTGAATAATATTAAGAATAAATACTCAAATTTGTTTGTTTGTATAGAAATAATAATAAGATTTATAAGTATATAATAATAAATAATTGAGTACAAGTACACTTTGATAAGTTATATATTGAAGTTGATACTTTGTACCCTTTCATTTATTTCTTTTTTTTACTATATATTTGATATGTACCAGTCAAATATGCCAAAAGGAAAAGGTACTGCGTACCGTTTCAATAATTTTTTTAATTAAGATGAGGATTTACACTTTAATAAGACTTTTCAATTATTAAAGGAGTATATTATATGCACTTTAATAACACTTTTCGATTATTAGAGAGGTAAAGAGACATCGCGAATTTTATAATTAATTTTATAATTAATTTTATAATTACATACTAATTTTAGCAAAACTTTCATTGTACTATAGTTAAACAAAATTTTCTTAGTTTTAAAAATTAAGATGTAACAAATTTTTCTAAAGTTTGTTTCAAGCGAGATGAAATTTTTAAGTATCTAGCGAGGAGAAAACCAATTTACTAAAATTTGTTTTAAACGAGGAAAAAGTATGAGTATTAAACGAATATTACTTACGAGTTTAATGCTATTTATAATAATATTTTCAATTTCGTTTGTAAGTGCAAATGAAAATGTAACAAATGACGTAAGTACGAATGAACTATCAACACAAACTGTATCAAACGATATAACTACTAGTGAAAGTATAAGCGATACTAGTCTAGACTCTGGAGAAAACCGGGGTTTGGATGAGATCAAATCGAATTCGACAGAAGAGTCATCATCATCCAATTTGGACCTTGAGGATGGCACTTTAAATAACGATGAAATTGAAAGTGATGATTGTTTAACTAAAAATGGAAAAGAAGCAACATTGCAAGCAAATAAACTTAGTCTTGACATTAATATGAGTAGAGGTACAGCCCAAGATGTACTGGACGCAATCGTACGAATTTCCAGTCAAGGGGGAGGTACACTCTATCTGAATGGTGGAACCTATACTGAAGGAGGCCATGCCAGAGTTTATAATAATGACACTGATAGTTTCCGTAATATCGTAAGGAACGATGGAATAGTAGACATTTCAAATGTTCGCGTAGTTGGTGGTAGCGTAGACAATCCAAATCAATATGCTACATTTCAACCAAATACTCGTGATAGTACTTCATTGGCCTTTAGCGGTTACGGTGTTTGGGATGGTAATGGAACTAGATATTACCCTGATTCCGGTTTTAATTTAACTAACGTTACTTTTGAAAATTTAAACTGTACAGGTAGATTCTTTAGTTTTAACAGCGGGTATTTGACAGATTGTGTTTTTAATAATCTGGAGTCCTATCAGCACCTCTTCTTCGTAACTGGAGCTTACAATGATGGTGGTAAGCCAATAGTACTAACTAATTGTAACTTCACCAATTCCAAACAAACTTACAGGGGTGACGGCCCTGGGGATGGTACTGATGGTACCGGTCAGTTTGGTGTAGTATTCGGTGCTGAAATGTATGGATGTAACTTCATCAATACAAGCACTGCTACTCACGGTGGTGCTTTTTGTCTTTCAGACGAATGGATAAGTGCTGCATGCGTTCCAAGTAAGTTAGTTGATTGTAATTTTATCAACATTACTTCTCGATGGTTTGCAGTTTACATACATGGAAATTACTCCAATACCACCAGATTTATTACAGAACCTCAAGTGGTGGAAAACTGTAGCTTTATTAATTGTACAGCAACCGGTGAATTTGGTGGTGCACTCGGAATAAGTCATAACAATGTAATTATAAATAACACTGAGTTTATCCATAACGTCGGTGGAAAAGGTTCCGCTATTATGGTTGGTGGAATCAATAATACTCATGACGGATTCTTGGGTGTTAATACGCAAGGTAATAATATTACGATTTATAATTGTACCTTTGAGGACAATATTGCAAAAATTGAAGGTCAAAGCAGTGCTCACAGTACTGATCCTCCATTCACTACTTACCCTACAGGTTATGGAGGTGCTGTTTATGTGTATGGTAATCATACCAAAATCATAGATAGTACATTTAACAACAACACTGCAGATGATTCTTGTGGTGCTGCAATCTACATTAGAGGTGACAATACCACTGTCGTTAATTCTGAGTTCTATAACCATACCAGTGAAAACGGTACTATATATTTAGTTGGTAACGATTGTAAAATCAAAGATTCCCTTTTCCACGACAACGATGCAGACTCTACTGGTGCTTGTATTTTCGTTGAAGGAAATAGGGCAGAAATCGGCAATACTACATTCGTCAACAACACCGCTCCTAATGGTGGATGTGTATTCATTATAGGTGACCATACCTTGGTAGACAATGACACCAAATTCATAACAAACAATGCTACAAACGGTGCAGGAATCTATGTTAACGGATCAAACACCATGATTCTAAATACCAGCTTTATCAACAATACAGCTGTAAACGGATCAGGTGCATTCATCTATGGTCACGACACTGACGTAAACGGCTCTTACTTTGAAGGAAACGATGCTACAAACGGTGGAGCAGTATTCATTGAAGGAAACATCAACGATATTTCCAACAATACATTCCTCAGAAACAATGCTACCAATCAAGGTGGAGCAGTATATATTGACGGAAACCATACCAAAGTCAATTATAACAACTTCACAGAGAATGAAGCGATTCCAATTAGCGAAGATCAGGAAACCGGTCTCGGTGGAGCTATCTTCATAAGGGGAAACGATACAAATACAACTGCAAACACTTTCCTCCACAACAAGGCACGTAACGGATCTGCAATCTACACAGACGGAACTAACTTCTATCTTCACAATGATCATTTCTTAGAAAACCAAGCGTGGAGTTATCTGTTAATTACAACTGCAGACCCTGCAGAAAGCTTATATAAGGAACAAGATATTGAAATCAACGTTTTATACAGAGCTGGAGACAATATTATCAATGCTATTCACAACAGGAACAAACCAAATGAAACACACTTCATGAATGTAACCTATTCCCACAGTGAATTCGGTAATATCACAACTAGTCCTGCCGACCAGTATGTCGAACCTGTAGACGGCGTTGAAAACAGTCGAGAAGGAGAGTTATTGTACCAAGACGACCGTGAAAACTATCAACAAATCGAACTCAGGGTAGAGCATGAAAATGGTGATTTAGCATTGCCAAGGACACCATTTAGAACCAACATCTACGGAAATGTTAACACTACCTTGAATAAATCTTCCTTAAGGAAAGGTTTATACGTTGTAGGGGCTGAGCACATTGAAGATTGGAACTATAAGTTCATTATGAATTCTACAAGTTTCAGAATCCTTGATACAATGGACATAATGGTTAACAAAACCAGTGACAAGGAAGAATACTTCCAAGACGAAATAGCAGAATGGGAATTAATTTTCCATAACACAGACAACGGTACTGACGCTGAAAACGTGACAATGACCGATCACTTGCCTAATGTATTTGAATTGATGAATCTCAGCTACATGTTCTATACCCCAACAGAGGCAATTACAAATGCTACACTCTACTTAAACAATAATACCTTAAGATACGGAGTATATAACTCAAGCAGTCAGCAATGGGTCTACGGCGATGCAAGATATAATGCAAGCGCCAATAGTTGGACATATTATTTCTTTGACTATGACAATGTCACTTATGTCTACACTGAATTCAACGCTGATGACTTTGTACCTGTATTCGGACCTGTCATATACAGCAACAGCACTGATGTCTGCTATGACAACATCAGCTACAACATTCCTGAAGAGGACTGGTACTATGATACCATCATGGTAAACGGTCAGGAAGTAAGATACGGTCATTTCAATGCAACAGAATTCGAACAATACTTCGGACCATCATACTATGATGAAGACAACAAGACTTGGGTTTGGATACATAGGGGAGAGGACCCATTGAATCCAGGCCAGGAAACTGATCTTCGCACTATCTATGATCCTGAGTCTAACATCTGGGTTATAGATGATTATATGCACTATCCAGAGAGAAAGACAGTTACAGAAAAAGTCGTCTTTACCATTGTAAACGACACAGCAAACAATCTGACCCATCTTTCATTATACGCAAGAGACTTTGATGTAAACGTAACAGGTTACGTAAACTTCACAACAAACTGTACAAGATCAGGTGACTACACTAACGTTGTAAACGTTACAACCCCAGACTATGACTGGGACTTGTCAAACAACGTAGCTAACAGATCTGTACTCGTCGACCCGCTTCCAAACAAGACAGTCAGCAACACAACTCCTTACTACCATGACTATGTCGACTACAACTTGACAATCATGAACACAGGCAATTCAACCTACGACCAAATCCTAACCGTTGTAGACAGCTTGCCTGAAGGACTAGTCTACAATACAACAGTAGGCATTTTATACGCTGACCAAATCGGCGAAACACTTGTGGAAAACCAAGGACGCACAGTTACCTGGAACGTTACAAACATTCCGGCAAATACCAATGCAACCATAATTGTAAGGGTATATGTAGATGCTCTTGGAAACTTGACAAACAACATGACACTCATAGCTCCAAGCGGAGACAACAGAACCGTAAACGCTACAATTACACCGGTAACCTATACCGATGTATCTGTTAACAAAACAGTCGAAAAAGAGGAATACTTCATAAACGACACTATAGTTTGGACCATAACCGTATCCGTTGCAGGAAACGGTTCAAATGCAACAAACGTCAACCTTTCAGATGTATTGCCTCCTGAAGTCGAATATATTAGCACAAACGGTACATACGACAATGCAACCAATTCCTGGTACATCGGCAACATGACCAATGGAAGCAGCGTATCAATCACAATTGATACCCGGGCAATAAGAGTTGCAGAAAATGTTACCAACGTAGCAAACGTAAGCTGTAACGAAACCGAATGGGACTATGAAAACAACAGAGACAACGCAACAGTAAGCATTATTCCTGTTCCTCAGAAAACCGTCAACGAAACAAATCCAACATTTGGCAAATACGTTGACTACAACCTAACAATAATCAACAATGGTGCAGAGCCATATACAGACACATTGACCGTTGTAGACAACTTGCCTGAAGGACTAGCCTACAATAACACCGTAAGCATTCTATATGCTGATCAAGTTGGCGACACAATTGTGGAAAACAATAACCGCACCATTACATGGTACGTTACAAACATTCCTGCAAATACAAATGCAACAATAATTGTAAGGGTCTATGTAGGCATTCTTGGCGAACAGATAAACAACTACACTCTTATAGGTCCAAAAGGATCTAACAGAACTGTAAATGCTTCAATTGTTGTAGAACCAAAAGTTGACATATCAGTTGAAAAAACAAGCGACAAAATCAACTACTTTGAAGGCGAAACCGTAATCTGGACCATTACTGTATCAAATGCAAACAATGCAACTCCAGCAACCAACGTAACCCTCAAAGACATCTTGCCAGAGGAAGTAGAATTTGTAAGTGCCAACGACACATACAGCAACGAAACCGGAATCTGGTACATCGGAGACATGGCAAACGGAACAAGCAGAACAATAGTAATTAATACTACTGCTATAAGATCCAAAACAAATGTCACAAACGTAGCAAGCGTAAACTGTACTGAAAAAGAATGGAATTACACAAACAATGTTGACAATGCAACAATAAACATCTACCCATTGATTAACAAGACTGTAAGCAATTCTACCCCTGACTATGGAGATGAAGTTGAATACAACCTCACAGTGATAAACACTGGAGACGTAATGTTCAACGAAACTGTCACACTTGTGGACAGGCTCCCAGAAGGAGTCGACTTCATAAAAGTACTAAACGAAGATGGTTTAAAGGTAATAAGTTTCGACCACTCTACCAAAAACCTAACATGGGTTGTCACAAACATATCAGCTAACACAAAAGCAACCATAACCATCCTAGCAAATTGTACCTTGGTCGGTCTCCAAGAAAACACCTGGACCATCTACGGACCAGAGGGCATGAACAGAACAGTTAACGCAACAATCGTAGTAGGACCAAAAGTAGACGTATCAGTTGAAAAAACAAGCGACAAAATCAACTACTTCGAAGGGGAAACAGTCATTTGGACCATAACCGTGCACAATGCAAACAATGGAACAAACGCAACAAACGTGACCCTTAAAGACATATTACCAGAAGAAGTCTTATACGTTAGCTCAAATGGTACATACAACAATAATACCGGAATCTGGTACATAGGCAACATGACCAATGGATCAAGCAGAACAATCGTGATCAACACCACTGCAATAAAATCCAAAGCAAATGTAACAAACGTGGCAAACGTAAGCTGTAATGAAACCGAATGGAACTACACAAACAATGTAGACGATGCTGTAATCAACATCTATCCATTAATCAACAAGACCGTAAGCAATCCAACCCCAGACTATCACGAAGAGATTGAATACAACCTCACCGTGGAAAACACTGGAGACATAATGTTCAACGAAACCGTTACACTCGTCGACAGGCTCCCAATAGGAGTTGACTTCATAAAAGTAGTGAACGTAACCGGTTTAAAGGTAATAAGTTTCGATAACACTACCAAAAACCTAACCTGGAACGTAACAAACATAACAGCACATACAAAAGCAACTATAACAATACTTGCAGTATGTAATGCTATTGGAGTCCAAGACAACACTTGGACAATCTACGGACCAGAAGGTATGAACAGAACCGTAAACGCTACAATCGAAGTAAAACCAATAGTGGACGTGTCAATTACAAAGGTAGCCGACCAAGAAATATACCACATAGGCGACAACGTAACCTGGATCATTACTGTGCACAATGCATGGAACGGAACCAACGCAACCAACGTCAACGTCAACGACATATTACCAAAAGAAGTCGAATACCTAACCCACACAGTTACACAAGGTCAATACAACAACAGAACCGGAATCTGGACTATAGGATTCATGGCAAACGGAACAAGTCAGACACTCACAATAGTATCCGTCGCAAAAATCAACAAAACCGACATAACCAATGTCGCAAACGTAAGTTGCAGCGAAAAAGAATGGAACTATTCAAACAACAGAGACTACGCAACAATAGAAATTGTTGACACTCCAATCAACAAGACTGCAAGCAAACCGGTCCCAGACTACCACGAAGAGATCGAATACTACTTGACAGTCACAAACCTAGCAAATGAAACCTATAACAAAACCGTGACACTAGTGGACAGCCTACCAGAAGGAGTCACATTCCTTAGAGTGGTAAACGAAACCGGCTTAAGAGTACTAGGCTTCGAAAGACGTGGCAATCACCAAATCTGGAACGTCACAGACATCGAACCAAACACAACCGCAGTAATTACCATACTAGCAAGATGTGACGCAGTCGGAACAAAAATCAACAACTGGACAATCTACTACCCTAACGGAGACAGCGAAACCGTAAACGCAACAATCGAGGTAAAACCAATAGTGGACGTGTCAATTACAAAGGTAGCCGACCAAGAAATATACCACATAGGCGACAACGTAACCTGGATCATTACTGTGCACAATGCATGGAACGGAACCAACGCAACCAACGTTAACGTCAACGACATATTACCAAAAGAAGTCGAATACCTAACCCACACAGTTACACAAGGTCAATACAACAACAGAACCGGAATCTGGACTATAGGATTCATGGCAAACGGAACAAGTCAGACACTCACAATAGTATCCGTCGCAAAAATCAACAAAACCGACATAACCAATGTCGCAAACGTAAGCTGCAGCGAAAAAGAATGGAACTATTCAAACAACAGAGACAACGCAACAATAGAAATTGTTGACACTCCAATCAACAAGACTGCAAGCAAACCGGTCCCAGACTACCACGAAGAGATCGAATACTACTTGACAGTCACAAACCTAGCAAATGAAACCTATAACAAAACCGTGACACTAGTGGACAGCCTACCAGAAGGAGTCACATTCCTTAGAGTGGTAAACACAAGCGGCTTAAGAGTGCTAAGCTTCAACAGCACTGAAAAAGTCCAAACCTGGACCGTAACAGACATCGAAGCAAACACAACCGCAGTAATTACCATACTAGCAAGATGTGACGCAGTCGGAATAGAAATCAACAACTGGACAATCTACTACCCTAACGGAGACAGCAAAAAAGTAGAAACTCCAATCGATGTACAGCCAATAGTTGACTTGTCAACTACAAAAACCAGCAATAAGGACGTATACTTCCTAGACGACACAGCAGTCTGGACCATTACCGTCCACAATGCATGGAATGGAACCAACGCAACAAATGTCGTCATAGACGAATTGTTCCCAAGTGAATTTGAAATCATCAACTACACAACAACAAAAGGAAGATACGATCCTAGCGCACGTGCATGGACAATTGATTTCATGGAAAATGGCACAACAGAAACATTGGTAATCACCTCAGTTGCAACAGTGGTTACACCATTCGTTGACAACCCTGTAAATGTAACAAGCGATGAAAGGGATTGGAACCTATCCAACAACCCATCCAATAAGTCTGTAAAAGTCATAGACATTCCAGATCCAGAAAAAACCGTGAACAATGCAACTCCTTACTACAATGATACCGTTGTATACAGCTTGACTATCAAAAACACTGGAGACATTAAATACACTAACAAGTTAACAGTTATTGATAGCATGCCACAAGGATTGGAATATGTCAAAACCGTTGGTATAAG
Encoded here:
- a CDS encoding DUF11 domain-containing protein, yielding MLFIIIFSISFVSANENVTNDVSTNELSTQTVSNDITTSESISDTSLDSGENRGLDEIKSNSTEESSSSNLDLEDGTLNNDEIESDDCLTKNGKEATLQANKLSLDINMSRGTAQDVLDAIVRISSQGGGTLYLNGGTYTEGGHARVYNNDTDSFRNIVRNDGIVDISNVRVVGGSVDNPNQYATFQPNTRDSTSLAFSGYGVWDGNGTRYYPDSGFNLTNVTFENLNCTGRFFSFNSGYLTDCVFNNLESYQHLFFVTGAYNDGGKPIVLTNCNFTNSKQTYRGDGPGDGTDGTGQFGVVFGAEMYGCNFINTSTATHGGAFCLSDEWISAACVPSKLVDCNFINITSRWFAVYIHGNYSNTTRFITEPQVVENCSFINCTATGEFGGALGISHNNVIINNTEFIHNVGGKGSAIMVGGINNTHDGFLGVNTQGNNITIYNCTFEDNIAKIEGQSSAHSTDPPFTTYPTGYGGAVYVYGNHTKIIDSTFNNNTADDSCGAAIYIRGDNTTVVNSEFYNHTSENGTIYLVGNDCKIKDSLFHDNDADSTGACIFVEGNRAEIGNTTFVNNTAPNGGCVFIIGDHTLVDNDTKFITNNATNGAGIYVNGSNTMILNTSFINNTAVNGSGAFIYGHDTDVNGSYFEGNDATNGGAVFIEGNINDISNNTFLRNNATNQGGAVYIDGNHTKVNYNNFTENEAIPISEDQETGLGGAIFIRGNDTNTTANTFLHNKARNGSAIYTDGTNFYLHNDHFLENQAWSYLLITTADPAESLYKEQDIEINVLYRAGDNIINAIHNRNKPNETHFMNVTYSHSEFGNITTSPADQYVEPVDGVENSREGELLYQDDRENYQQIELRVEHENGDLALPRTPFRTNIYGNVNTTLNKSSLRKGLYVVGAEHIEDWNYKFIMNSTSFRILDTMDIMVNKTSDKEEYFQDEIAEWELIFHNTDNGTDAENVTMTDHLPNVFELMNLSYMFYTPTEAITNATLYLNNNTLRYGVYNSSSQQWVYGDARYNASANSWTYYFFDYDNVTYVYTEFNADDFVPVFGPVIYSNSTDVCYDNISYNIPEEDWYYDTIMVNGQEVRYGHFNATEFEQYFGPSYYDEDNKTWVWIHRGEDPLNPGQETDLRTIYDPESNIWVIDDYMHYPERKTVTEKVVFTIVNDTANNLTHLSLYARDFDVNVTGYVNFTTNCTRSGDYTNVVNVTTPDYDWDLSNNVANRSVLVDPLPNKTVSNTTPYYHDYVDYNLTIMNTGNSTYDQILTVVDSLPEGLVYNTTVGILYADQIGETLVENQGRTVTWNVTNIPANTNATIIVRVYVDALGNLTNNMTLIAPSGDNRTVNATITPVTYTDVSVNKTVEKEEYFINDTIVWTITVSVAGNGSNATNVNLSDVLPPEVEYISTNGTYDNATNSWYIGNMTNGSSVSITIDTRAIRVAENVTNVANVSCNETEWDYENNRDNATVSIIPVPQKTVNETNPTFGKYVDYNLTIINNGAEPYTDTLTVVDNLPEGLAYNNTVSILYADQVGDTIVENNNRTITWYVTNIPANTNATIIVRVYVGILGEQINNYTLIGPKGSNRTVNASIVVEPKVDISVEKTSDKINYFEGETVIWTITVSNANNATPATNVTLKDILPEEVEFVSANDTYSNETGIWYIGDMANGTSRTIVINTTAIRSKTNVTNVASVNCTEKEWNYTNNVDNATINIYPLINKTVSNSTPDYGDEVEYNLTVINTGDVMFNETVTLVDRLPEGVDFIKVLNEDGLKVISFDHSTKNLTWVVTNISANTKATITILANCTLVGLQENTWTIYGPEGMNRTVNATIVVGPKVDVSVEKTSDKINYFEGETVIWTITVHNANNGTNATNVTLKDILPEEVLYVSSNGTYNNNTGIWYIGNMTNGSSRTIVINTTAIKSKANVTNVANVSCNETEWNYTNNVDDAVINIYPLINKTVSNPTPDYHEEIEYNLTVENTGDIMFNETVTLVDRLPIGVDFIKVVNVTGLKVISFDNTTKNLTWNVTNITAHTKATITILAVCNAIGVQDNTWTIYGPEGMNRTVNATIEVKPIVDVSITKVADQEIYHIGDNVTWIITVHNAWNGTNATNVNVNDILPKEVEYLTHTVTQGQYNNRTGIWTIGFMANGTSQTLTIVSVAKINKTDITNVANVSCSEKEWNYSNNRDYATIEIVDTPINKTASKPVPDYHEEIEYYLTVTNLANETYNKTVTLVDSLPEGVTFLRVVNETGLRVLGFERRGNHQIWNVTDIEPNTTAVITILARCDAVGTKINNWTIYYPNGDSETVNATIEVKPIVDVSITKVADQEIYHIGDNVTWIITVHNAWNGTNATNVNVNDILPKEVEYLTHTVTQGQYNNRTGIWTIGFMANGTSQTLTIVSVAKINKTDITNVANVSCSEKEWNYSNNRDNATIEIVDTPINKTASKPVPDYHEEIEYYLTVTNLANETYNKTVTLVDSLPEGVTFLRVVNTSGLRVLSFNSTEKVQTWTVTDIEANTTAVITILARCDAVGIEINNWTIYYPNGDSKKVETPIDVQPIVDLSTTKTSNKDVYFLDDTAVWTITVHNAWNGTNATNVVIDELFPSEFEIINYTTTKGRYDPSARAWTIDFMENGTTETLVITSVATVVTPFVDNPVNVTSDERDWNLSNNPSNKSVKVIDIPDPEKTVNNATPYYNDTVVYSLTIKNTGDIKYTNKLTVIDSMPQGLEYVKTVGISGAKLIKEVVKGQVITWTITNISAHSNAVIKVRVRAKALGNLTNNLTIVTPHANKTVNCTITPVPIADLAVTKTNDHYGKDCLNSTFVYWTIKVVNYGPNTAVNAIAKDILPEGIIYLSDDSDGAYDYETGIWTIGNLAKGKSVTMTIETIVDAIDTRINNKVVVSSDTYDPDKSNNRDNSSIKVISIADLKLTKTANVTKTYVGENFTYTITVVNLGPDTAVNSRVYDVLPKGVKLLSFNESKGSYNPQTGKWAIGDMALGEEVTLKVNVRALTTGKIVNEARVESDTYDNDTSNNNDSATVIVIGDNPPIKMLPTGNPILIALLSLLAIVGVTLRRKS